The Mycobacterium paragordonae genome includes a region encoding these proteins:
- a CDS encoding DUF6084 family protein, which translates to MTDHLDVSFAVLDVAPEPYAVTPMLTARIGVVASPEDPVHAIALRCQVRIEPLRRSYNDQEAAGLTDLFGTRERWATTQRTFLWQHCGAMVPGFAGNTTVALPLDCTYDFEVTAAKYLHALDHGALPLQFLFSGTIFVKSARGFSVQQVSWDCEDRYDMPVSVWRDLISLHYPNTGWVRLRHETVSALAGYKSVNGLLDLDHAVTALLADAATRQVAP; encoded by the coding sequence ATGACCGACCACTTGGACGTGTCCTTCGCCGTTCTCGACGTGGCGCCCGAACCGTATGCCGTCACACCGATGCTGACCGCGCGCATCGGCGTCGTTGCCAGCCCGGAAGACCCCGTGCACGCGATCGCGCTGCGCTGCCAGGTCCGCATTGAACCACTACGGCGCTCCTACAACGACCAGGAGGCCGCCGGACTCACCGACCTGTTCGGCACTCGCGAGCGATGGGCCACCACTCAGCGCACCTTCCTGTGGCAACACTGTGGCGCGATGGTGCCGGGATTCGCCGGCAACACCACGGTGGCGCTACCACTGGACTGCACCTACGACTTCGAGGTGACGGCGGCGAAATACCTGCACGCCCTCGATCACGGCGCGCTGCCCCTGCAATTCCTGTTCAGTGGAACCATTTTCGTGAAGTCGGCGCGCGGGTTCTCGGTGCAGCAGGTGTCATGGGACTGCGAGGATCGTTACGACATGCCGGTGAGTGTCTGGCGTGACCTCATCTCCCTGCACTACCCGAACACCGGATGGGTCCGTCTGCGCCACGAAACCGTCTCGGCGCTGGCCGGTTACAAGTCGGTGAACGGACTGCTCGACCTCGACCACGCGGTGACGGCGCTGCTGGCCGATGCGGCTACCCGGCAGGTAGCGCCATGA
- a CDS encoding hydrogenase maturation protease, whose translation MTARILVAGIGNIFLGDDGFGSEVARQLVVAAGTEIGCDDVRVVDYGIGGMHLAYDLLEEWDTLVLVDAIPSRGAPGTLHVFQADHDSDCHATGLDAHSMDPQTVFASLRALGGNPPYTVIVGCEAGSVEEHLGLSEPVAAAVPRAVGAVQRLVAALLSSAPAEQEC comes from the coding sequence ATGACAGCGCGCATCCTGGTAGCCGGCATCGGGAACATCTTCCTCGGCGACGACGGTTTCGGGTCCGAGGTGGCACGTCAGCTTGTCGTAGCGGCGGGCACCGAGATCGGGTGCGACGACGTGCGTGTTGTCGACTACGGGATCGGCGGTATGCATCTGGCGTACGACCTGCTCGAGGAGTGGGACACGCTGGTCCTGGTCGACGCCATCCCCAGCCGCGGCGCCCCGGGAACGTTGCACGTATTCCAAGCTGACCATGACAGCGACTGCCATGCAACGGGTTTGGATGCGCACAGCATGGATCCGCAGACGGTGTTCGCGAGCTTGCGGGCGTTGGGTGGCAACCCGCCGTACACCGTGATCGTCGGTTGTGAGGCCGGCAGTGTCGAGGAGCACCTCGGACTGAGCGAACCGGTCGCCGCCGCCGTGCCCCGCGCGGTCGGCGCGGTGCAGAGACTCGTTGCCGCCCTGCTGTCTTCGGCCCCGGCAGAACAGGAGTGCTGA
- a CDS encoding HypC/HybG/HupF family hydrogenase formation chaperone, protein MNTVMDRELGADLAADLAGAAFTAARRFAAGATMWSIAPSWEPHARHIAVEFVHPVIVGKRALPAVALTGPDLVDQVRVSVRPGDLVIAVAGAGDPDVRSVMQRCPAWGATTIWIGSGVRPEPGAADHVLWLDDPDPRVPATGGFVLFYHLLWELTHVCFEHPGLLKTSAAEEVCVTCSDEGRLGEVLTAQDTERATVRTAQGTETVVTTLIGPVAAGDLVLVHAGTAISRAGQEAS, encoded by the coding sequence ATGAACACGGTCATGGATCGCGAACTCGGCGCCGATCTGGCTGCTGATCTGGCGGGAGCCGCCTTCACCGCGGCCAGGCGGTTCGCGGCGGGCGCCACCATGTGGTCGATCGCGCCGTCGTGGGAACCGCATGCCAGGCACATCGCGGTCGAATTCGTGCACCCGGTGATCGTGGGCAAACGGGCGCTGCCGGCGGTCGCGCTGACCGGGCCCGACCTGGTGGATCAGGTCCGGGTTTCGGTACGCCCCGGCGACCTGGTGATCGCGGTGGCCGGCGCCGGGGATCCGGACGTGCGATCGGTGATGCAGCGCTGCCCGGCCTGGGGTGCCACCACGATCTGGATCGGCAGCGGCGTCCGGCCCGAACCCGGCGCCGCCGACCATGTGCTGTGGCTGGACGATCCCGATCCGAGGGTGCCCGCGACCGGCGGCTTCGTCCTGTTCTACCACCTGCTCTGGGAACTGACGCACGTGTGTTTCGAACACCCCGGCCTGTTGAAAACATCAGCCGCCGAGGAGGTTTGCGTCACGTGCAGCGACGAGGGCCGACTCGGTGAAGTGCTCACCGCACAGGACACCGAACGAGCCACCGTGCGTACCGCGCAGGGCACCGAGACCGTGGTGACGACCCTGATAGGGCCGGTCGCCGCCGGGGACCTGGTGCTCGTGCACGCGGGAACGGCGATCTCGCGCGCCGGTCAGGAGGCCTCATGA
- a CDS encoding HypC/HybG/HupF family hydrogenase formation chaperone: MCLGIPGQVIRTLEGYEGQLALVEVAGDQRRVNIGMLPEETFEPGDWVIIHMGFAVEKTDRAGAEQALAGLELMGRGPSPEGS; encoded by the coding sequence ATGTGTCTCGGGATTCCTGGCCAGGTGATCAGGACGCTGGAGGGATATGAGGGGCAGCTCGCGCTGGTCGAAGTCGCCGGGGACCAGCGCCGGGTCAACATCGGGATGCTGCCCGAGGAGACCTTCGAGCCGGGCGACTGGGTGATCATTCACATGGGCTTCGCCGTGGAGAAGACCGACCGCGCCGGCGCCGAGCAGGCACTGGCCGGCCTGGAGCTGATGGGCCGGGGCCCCAGTCCGGAGGGCAGCTGA
- a CDS encoding DUF5947 family protein, whose amino-acid sequence MSSPYDVLTRISSRRPPEPAGERCEMCAETIADEHQHVVNVAGRQLMCVCRGCYLLFTDPHAELRYRAVPDRYLAFTDFALDRRAWEAMQIPVGVAFFFTNSALGRTVAFYPGPAGACESELDLDMWNSIRAADRRADLLADDVEALLVRVPETGSPQTFLVPIDACYEFVGRLRTLWHGFDGGQEARAFIDEFFARIAARARETPP is encoded by the coding sequence ATGAGCAGTCCGTACGACGTGTTGACCCGGATCAGCAGCCGGCGACCTCCCGAGCCGGCCGGGGAACGGTGTGAGATGTGCGCCGAGACGATAGCCGACGAGCACCAGCACGTGGTGAATGTGGCTGGGCGGCAGCTGATGTGCGTCTGCCGCGGCTGCTACCTGCTGTTCACCGACCCGCACGCCGAACTGCGCTACCGCGCGGTGCCCGACCGGTACCTGGCCTTCACCGATTTCGCCCTGGATCGGCGCGCCTGGGAGGCGATGCAGATTCCCGTCGGGGTCGCGTTCTTCTTCACCAACTCCGCGCTGGGCCGCACCGTCGCGTTTTATCCCGGGCCGGCCGGCGCCTGCGAATCCGAGCTGGACCTGGACATGTGGAACTCCATCCGGGCCGCCGATCGCCGCGCCGACCTACTCGCCGATGACGTCGAGGCGCTCCTGGTGCGGGTGCCGGAAACCGGCTCGCCGCAAACGTTTCTCGTCCCGATCGATGCCTGCTACGAATTCGTCGGACGGCTGCGCACGCTGTGGCACGGATTCGACGGCGGGCAGGAGGCGCGGGCGTTCATCGACGAATTCTTCGCGCGGATCGCGGCCCGTGCGCGCGAGACACCGCCATGA
- a CDS encoding DUF6893 family small protein — MDVLGWIFLALIALVVAAAVGLGLASLPDAKRYLRLRRM; from the coding sequence ATGGACGTCTTAGGTTGGATATTCCTCGCGCTGATCGCGCTGGTCGTCGCTGCCGCGGTGGGGCTGGGCCTGGCTTCCCTACCGGATGCCAAGCGCTATCTGCGGTTACGGCGAATGTAG
- a CDS encoding nickel-dependent hydrogenase large subunit translates to MTTIIPEPSTSKREPGQLVEMAWDPITRIVGSLGIYTKIDFENREVVECHSTSSIFRGYSIFMKGKDPRDAHFITSRICGICGDNHATCSCYAQNMAYGVKPPHIGEWIVNLGEAAEYMFDHNIFQENLVGVDFCEKMVAETNPGVLAKAEKTAAPHADAHGYKTIADIMRSLNPFSGEFYREALQVSRWTREMFCLMEGRHVHPSTLYPGGVGTVATIQLMTDYMTRLMRYVEFMKKVVPMHDDLFDFFYEALPGYEKVGLRRTLLGCWGSFQDPEVCNFEYKDMERWGNAMYVTPGVVVDGKLLTHSLVDINLGIRILLGSSYYDDWTDQEMFVKTDPLGNPVDRRHPWNQHTNPHPQKREMDGGNYSWVMSPRWFDGKDHLALDTGGGPLARLWSTALAGLVDIGYVKATGNSVKINLPKTALKGPVEFEWKVPRHGSNTIERNRARTYFQAYAAACGLYFAEQALAEIRAGRTKTWEKFEVPDEGIGCGFTEAVRGVLSHHMVIRDGKIANYHPYPPTPWNANPRDSYGTPGPYEDAVQGQPIFEENDRENFKGIDVMRTVRSFDPCLPCGVHMYLGKGKTLERLHTPTQSPVME, encoded by the coding sequence ATGACAACCATCATTCCCGAACCGTCAACTTCCAAGCGGGAACCCGGTCAGCTCGTCGAAATGGCCTGGGACCCCATCACCCGGATCGTCGGCAGCCTCGGCATCTACACCAAGATCGATTTCGAGAACCGCGAAGTGGTCGAATGCCACAGCACGTCGTCGATCTTCCGCGGCTACTCGATCTTCATGAAGGGCAAGGACCCTCGCGACGCCCATTTCATCACCAGCCGCATCTGCGGCATCTGCGGCGACAACCACGCCACCTGCTCCTGCTACGCGCAGAACATGGCCTACGGGGTCAAGCCGCCGCACATCGGCGAATGGATCGTCAACCTGGGCGAGGCCGCGGAATACATGTTCGACCACAACATATTCCAGGAGAACCTGGTGGGGGTCGACTTCTGCGAGAAGATGGTCGCCGAAACAAATCCGGGTGTACTTGCTAAGGCGGAGAAGACCGCGGCGCCGCACGCCGACGCGCACGGTTACAAGACGATCGCGGACATCATGCGGTCGCTCAACCCGTTCAGCGGTGAGTTCTACCGCGAAGCACTCCAGGTCAGCCGCTGGACCCGAGAGATGTTCTGTCTCATGGAAGGTCGGCACGTCCATCCGTCCACGCTGTACCCCGGCGGCGTCGGCACGGTGGCCACGATCCAGCTGATGACCGACTACATGACCCGGTTGATGCGCTACGTCGAGTTCATGAAGAAGGTCGTCCCGATGCACGACGACCTGTTCGACTTCTTCTACGAGGCACTGCCCGGCTACGAGAAGGTGGGCCTGCGCCGCACCCTGCTGGGCTGCTGGGGCTCGTTCCAGGATCCCGAGGTGTGCAACTTCGAGTACAAGGACATGGAGCGCTGGGGCAACGCGATGTACGTCACCCCGGGCGTCGTCGTCGACGGCAAGCTCCTCACCCATTCCCTGGTCGACATCAACCTGGGCATCCGGATCCTTTTGGGCAGTTCGTATTACGACGACTGGACCGACCAGGAGATGTTCGTCAAGACCGATCCGCTGGGCAACCCGGTGGACCGGCGGCACCCGTGGAACCAGCACACCAACCCGCATCCGCAGAAGCGCGAAATGGACGGCGGCAATTACAGCTGGGTGATGTCACCGCGCTGGTTCGACGGCAAGGACCACCTGGCGCTGGACACCGGCGGCGGCCCGCTGGCCCGGTTGTGGTCGACCGCGCTGGCCGGCCTCGTCGATATCGGCTACGTCAAGGCCACCGGCAACAGCGTCAAGATCAACCTGCCCAAGACCGCGCTGAAGGGCCCGGTCGAGTTCGAGTGGAAGGTGCCTAGGCACGGCTCCAACACCATCGAACGCAACCGTGCCCGTACCTACTTCCAGGCGTACGCCGCCGCGTGCGGACTGTATTTCGCCGAACAGGCTTTGGCCGAGATCCGTGCGGGGCGAACGAAAACCTGGGAGAAATTCGAAGTGCCCGACGAGGGCATCGGCTGCGGATTCACCGAGGCCGTGCGCGGCGTACTGAGCCACCACATGGTGATCCGCGACGGCAAGATCGCCAACTACCATCCGTACCCGCCCACCCCGTGGAACGCCAACCCGCGCGACAGCTACGGCACGCCGGGTCCGTACGAGGACGCGGTGCAAGGACAGCCGATCTTCGAGGAGAACGATCGGGAGAACTTCAAAGGCATCGACGTGATGCGCACGGTGCGCAGCTTCGATCCGTGCCTGCCCTGCGGCGTGCACATGTACCTGGGCAAGGGCAAGACGCTGGAGAGATTGCACACGCCCACCCAGTCACCCGTAATGGAGTGA
- the hypF gene encoding carbamoyltransferase HypF has product MTAAPLTRSDDVRRRITVTGVVQGVGFRPFVHRLANDLGLTGFVGNDSGAVFLEVQGERDRLDEFAHRLRHQAPPLALISSVAVTEVGFRDSDAPGFRIVASRAVSGPATPIPPDIAMCDDCRAELFDPHNRRYRHPFVTCTNCGPRFTIIRSLPYDRPATTMSGFAMCERCAAEYHDPADRRFHAQPIACPDCGPSLWFDSPAGRTAGAEAAVTAARDALASGAVVAVKGIGGYHLACVVDEESVVRVLRVRKSRGSKPFAVLVRDLAVARRYAFVDETEAAVLTGSARPIVLLRRRPDAPVCDAVAPGSPLIGLMLPYSPVHHLLLDGPLDSLVLTSANRSEEPICFTEEDAARRLPALCDAVLDHDRPIHVPCDDSVVRMRKGGELPIRRSRGYAPLPVALGIDGPLVLAVGGELKNTCCLTDGSRAYLSGHIGDMGGYETLRAFERAVGQLSEIRGRPARLAADLHPGYHTRAWAERHQQGRPVDLVQHHHAHVVSLLAEHGRLGEPIIGLAFDGTGYGCDETIWGGEILTLGHDSHRFRRAGHLRPVPLPGGDAAVRNPWRMALSQLRQAGVGWDADLAPVITAPADELRFVLSLLDRGTACVPCSSMGRLFDAVASLLGVRHRIDYEGQAAIELEALAQTAPAPEPLHFAIGADAVIDPAPMVRAMVAALRDGVPPAALAAGFHLAVADAVADVVARVAGATRLVGLTGGVFQNVLLLEQCLNRLHDRDFEVLTHRLVPPNDGGLALGQAAVSLLIAREEEHR; this is encoded by the coding sequence GTGACGGCCGCTCCCCTGACCCGGTCCGACGATGTTCGGCGACGCATCACGGTGACCGGGGTGGTTCAGGGGGTCGGCTTCCGTCCGTTCGTGCACCGCCTCGCGAACGACCTCGGTTTGACGGGATTTGTCGGAAACGATTCGGGTGCGGTGTTTCTCGAGGTGCAGGGCGAACGTGATCGGCTGGACGAATTCGCTCACCGGTTGCGGCATCAAGCGCCTCCGCTGGCCCTGATCAGTTCGGTTGCGGTGACCGAGGTGGGATTCCGGGACAGCGACGCGCCCGGGTTCCGCATCGTCGCCAGCCGGGCCGTGAGCGGCCCCGCCACCCCGATCCCCCCCGATATCGCGATGTGCGACGACTGCCGGGCCGAACTGTTTGACCCGCACAACCGCCGCTACCGGCACCCGTTCGTCACCTGCACCAACTGCGGTCCGCGCTTCACCATCATCCGGTCGCTGCCCTATGACCGCCCGGCCACCACCATGTCGGGATTCGCCATGTGCGAACGGTGTGCCGCCGAGTACCACGATCCCGCTGACCGCCGGTTCCACGCCCAGCCCATCGCCTGTCCGGACTGCGGGCCGTCGCTGTGGTTCGACTCGCCCGCCGGGCGCACCGCGGGTGCCGAAGCGGCTGTAACGGCGGCCCGGGATGCACTGGCATCGGGCGCCGTGGTCGCCGTCAAGGGCATCGGCGGCTACCACCTGGCGTGCGTCGTGGACGAGGAATCGGTGGTCCGCGTGTTGCGGGTGCGAAAGTCTCGCGGCAGCAAACCTTTTGCCGTCCTGGTGCGCGATCTGGCGGTGGCACGGCGCTACGCGTTCGTCGACGAGACCGAGGCCGCGGTATTGACCGGCTCGGCGCGGCCGATCGTGTTGCTGCGTCGCAGACCTGACGCACCGGTGTGCGACGCGGTCGCGCCGGGCAGCCCGCTGATCGGCCTGATGTTGCCCTACTCCCCCGTTCATCATCTACTGCTCGACGGGCCGCTCGACTCGTTGGTGCTGACCAGCGCCAACCGGTCCGAGGAACCCATCTGTTTCACCGAAGAGGATGCCGCGCGGCGACTTCCAGCGTTGTGCGACGCCGTCCTCGACCACGACCGGCCCATTCACGTGCCCTGCGACGACTCGGTGGTGCGCATGCGAAAGGGCGGCGAACTACCCATCCGGCGTTCGCGCGGCTATGCACCGCTGCCCGTCGCGCTCGGGATCGACGGGCCCCTGGTGCTGGCCGTGGGCGGAGAACTGAAGAACACCTGCTGTCTCACCGACGGTTCCCGCGCCTACCTGTCCGGGCACATCGGCGACATGGGCGGCTATGAGACCTTGCGGGCCTTCGAGCGGGCGGTGGGCCAGCTCAGCGAGATTCGTGGCCGCCCGGCACGACTGGCCGCCGATCTGCACCCCGGCTACCACACTCGCGCCTGGGCCGAGCGCCACCAGCAGGGCCGGCCGGTGGACCTGGTCCAGCACCACCACGCACATGTAGTCTCGCTGCTGGCCGAGCACGGGCGACTCGGCGAGCCGATCATCGGCCTGGCCTTCGACGGCACAGGCTACGGATGCGACGAAACGATCTGGGGCGGTGAGATTCTCACCCTGGGCCACGACAGTCACCGGTTCCGGCGGGCCGGGCACCTGCGTCCGGTGCCGCTGCCCGGCGGCGACGCGGCGGTGCGCAATCCGTGGCGGATGGCGCTGTCCCAGCTCCGGCAGGCCGGTGTCGGCTGGGATGCCGATCTGGCCCCGGTGATTACCGCCCCGGCCGATGAATTGCGTTTCGTGCTTTCGCTTCTGGATCGTGGTACGGCCTGTGTTCCGTGCTCGAGCATGGGCCGGCTGTTCGACGCGGTCGCCTCGTTGCTGGGGGTGCGGCACCGGATCGACTACGAGGGACAGGCCGCCATCGAACTCGAGGCACTGGCGCAGACGGCACCGGCCCCCGAACCGCTGCACTTCGCGATAGGCGCGGACGCAGTGATCGACCCGGCTCCGATGGTGCGAGCGATGGTGGCGGCGCTGCGCGACGGGGTGCCACCGGCGGCGCTGGCCGCGGGCTTTCACCTCGCGGTGGCCGATGCCGTCGCCGACGTGGTCGCCCGGGTGGCGGGGGCGACCCGGTTGGTCGGCCTCACCGGCGGTGTGTTCCAGAACGTGCTGTTGCTGGAACAGTGCCTTAATCGGCTGCACGACAGAGATTTCGAGGTGCTGACCCATCGCCTGGTGCCGCCGAATGACGGCGGGCTGGCGCTGGGCCAGGCCGCGGTCTCGCTGCTGATCGCGCGGGAGGAGGAACACCGATGA
- a CDS encoding hydrogenase maturation nickel metallochaperone HypA: MHELSLCQAIAGVAKSHAAGRHVDLVRVRIGSLRQVVPDSLSFCWTLVRDAEDMPDAELCIEHVAAQVRCRACDGQSEITSPWSIWCPQCESSDVEVLRGNEFLVTSLEVS, from the coding sequence GTGCATGAACTCTCGCTGTGCCAGGCGATCGCCGGGGTGGCCAAGTCCCACGCCGCGGGCCGTCACGTCGACCTGGTGCGGGTGCGAATCGGCTCCCTTCGGCAGGTCGTCCCCGACTCCCTGTCATTCTGTTGGACGCTGGTCCGAGATGCCGAGGACATGCCCGACGCCGAGTTGTGCATCGAACACGTCGCCGCCCAGGTGCGCTGCCGTGCCTGCGACGGCCAGTCGGAGATCACTTCGCCATGGTCGATCTGGTGTCCACAATGCGAAAGCTCGGACGTCGAGGTGCTGCGCGGCAACGAGTTTCTGGTGACTTCACTCGAGGTTTCCTGA
- a CDS encoding D-sedoheptulose-7-phosphate isomerase: MTRQEPTNFLYPFIDAQEDDPDSLLADLAASAQAKAAESLAVRRATLAANADLLNRAATELARRFNAGGRMFTFGNGGSSTDCTTLAGLFARPPAGNPLPAWSLATDQAIVTALGNDVGFELVFARQLIARAKSGDIAVAMSTSGNSPNLLTALTEARQRGLYTIGFAGYDGGAFANNPNVDACFTVRSQSVHRIQEAQALLGYRLWLTVQERCDQKVGAA, translated from the coding sequence ATGACACGCCAGGAGCCCACCAACTTCCTGTACCCGTTCATCGACGCGCAGGAAGACGACCCCGATTCGCTGCTGGCGGACCTGGCCGCGTCCGCGCAGGCCAAGGCGGCCGAGAGCCTCGCGGTGCGGCGCGCCACGCTCGCCGCCAATGCCGACCTGCTGAACCGGGCCGCAACCGAACTGGCCCGCCGGTTCAACGCAGGCGGGCGGATGTTCACCTTCGGCAACGGCGGCAGCAGCACCGACTGCACCACGCTGGCCGGGTTGTTCGCCCGTCCCCCGGCCGGAAACCCATTGCCCGCATGGTCTTTGGCCACCGACCAGGCGATCGTCACCGCCCTGGGCAACGACGTCGGATTCGAGTTGGTCTTCGCCCGTCAGCTGATCGCCCGCGCCAAGTCCGGCGACATCGCGGTTGCCATGTCCACCAGCGGCAATTCGCCGAACCTGCTCACCGCGCTCACCGAGGCCCGCCAACGCGGCCTTTACACCATCGGATTCGCCGGCTACGACGGCGGCGCCTTCGCCAACAACCCGAATGTGGACGCCTGCTTCACCGTGAGGTCCCAGAGCGTGCACCGCATCCAGGAGGCCCAGGCCCTACTCGGCTATCGGCTCTGGCTGACGGTGCAGGAGAGATGCGATCAGAAGGTGGGGGCGGCATGA
- a CDS encoding NifU family protein — translation MVARPDDRESDTEWRTAGDRIQTLLDSCAAGGTAAYDRAQQLVREVVGLYGAGLQRILAHADPQLAERLATDDLVASLLLVHGLHPHDVRRRVGDALDRVRPYLGSHGGDVELLEIADDTVRLAFQGSCKSCPSSAVTLEFAVEDAIRAAAPEISEIEVVAARHTDVIPAESLLAPMRSNGIAAWHPAPELADLVPGEVAGFLIAGTPVLACRVGDRSLAYRDHCPVCVDTLAGAQLHGGLLRCPRCATEFDVIQAGAGPGSHLEPLPLLTRDGVLSLALPREMLGASA, via the coding sequence ATGGTGGCTCGCCCAGATGACCGGGAATCAGACACCGAGTGGCGCACCGCGGGCGACCGGATCCAGACGCTACTGGATTCCTGCGCCGCGGGCGGGACGGCCGCATACGACCGCGCGCAGCAGCTGGTCCGCGAGGTGGTCGGACTGTACGGTGCCGGCCTGCAACGGATCTTGGCGCATGCCGACCCTCAATTAGCCGAGCGGCTGGCCACCGACGACCTGGTGGCCAGCCTGCTCCTGGTCCACGGCCTGCACCCGCACGATGTGCGGCGCCGGGTCGGTGACGCCCTGGACCGGGTGCGCCCCTATCTGGGTTCGCACGGCGGCGATGTCGAGCTGCTCGAGATCGCCGACGACACGGTGCGGCTGGCTTTCCAGGGCAGCTGCAAGAGTTGTCCGTCCTCGGCAGTGACGCTCGAGTTCGCGGTGGAAGACGCGATAAGGGCCGCTGCGCCGGAGATTTCCGAAATCGAGGTGGTGGCCGCGCGGCACACCGACGTCATCCCGGCCGAATCACTGCTGGCGCCAATGCGTTCCAACGGAATCGCGGCCTGGCACCCGGCGCCGGAGTTGGCCGACCTGGTCCCCGGCGAGGTGGCCGGCTTCCTGATCGCCGGCACGCCGGTGCTGGCCTGCCGCGTCGGTGACCGCAGCCTGGCCTACCGCGACCACTGCCCGGTCTGCGTCGACACGCTGGCCGGCGCGCAGCTGCACGGCGGCTTGCTCCGATGCCCGCGATGTGCAACGGAATTCGACGTCATCCAGGCGGGGGCCGGGCCTGGCAGCCACCTCGAGCCACTGCCCCTGCTGACCCGGGACGGGGTGCTGTCGCTGGCGTTGCCGCGCGAAATGCTGGGAGCTTCGGCATGA
- a CDS encoding hydrogenase expression protein HypE — MPTEAAVKAEQTLIHVLWINAGLSCDGDSVALTAATQPSVEEIALGALPGLPQVAVHWPLIDFECGPNGGADDFLEWFFKADRGELEPFVLVVEGSIPNEQIKSEGYWCGFGNDPATGQPMTTSEWLDRLTPKATAVVAVGTCATYGGIHAMAGNPTGAMGVPDYLGWDWKSKAGIPIVCVPGCPIHPDNLAETLTYLLYMATGQAPMIPLDDALRPKWLFGQTVHEGCDRAGYYEQGDFATEYGSPKCIVKLGCWGPVVKCNVPKRGWINGIGGCPNVGGICIGCTMPGFPDKFMPFMDEPPGGKLSSTASGLYGTVIRSLRHITAKTVDKEPRWRHKGTELVTGARRTW; from the coding sequence ATGCCAACAGAAGCAGCAGTCAAAGCAGAACAAACGTTGATTCACGTTCTGTGGATCAATGCCGGCCTCAGTTGCGACGGCGATTCGGTGGCGTTGACTGCCGCCACCCAGCCCAGCGTCGAGGAAATCGCCTTAGGTGCGCTGCCCGGTCTCCCGCAGGTCGCCGTTCACTGGCCGCTGATCGACTTCGAGTGCGGGCCCAATGGAGGGGCCGACGACTTCCTGGAATGGTTCTTCAAAGCCGATCGCGGGGAGTTGGAACCCTTCGTGCTGGTCGTCGAGGGATCGATTCCCAACGAGCAGATCAAGAGCGAAGGTTATTGGTGCGGCTTCGGCAACGACCCGGCCACCGGCCAACCGATGACGACCAGCGAATGGCTGGACCGGTTGACTCCCAAGGCCACTGCGGTCGTCGCCGTCGGGACTTGCGCGACCTACGGCGGAATCCACGCAATGGCCGGCAACCCGACCGGCGCGATGGGCGTGCCCGACTACCTCGGCTGGGACTGGAAGAGCAAGGCCGGCATACCGATCGTCTGCGTGCCCGGGTGCCCGATCCATCCGGACAACCTGGCCGAGACGCTGACCTACCTGCTGTACATGGCGACCGGTCAGGCGCCGATGATCCCGCTCGACGACGCCCTGCGCCCCAAATGGCTGTTCGGCCAGACCGTGCACGAAGGGTGCGACCGGGCTGGTTACTACGAGCAGGGTGACTTCGCCACGGAATACGGGTCACCCAAATGCATTGTCAAGCTTGGCTGTTGGGGACCCGTGGTGAAGTGCAATGTGCCCAAGCGAGGCTGGATCAACGGTATCGGGGGCTGCCCGAATGTCGGCGGCATCTGCATCGGCTGCACGATGCCCGGCTTCCCGGACAAGTTCATGCCGTTCATGGACGAACCACCGGGCGGCAAACTGTCCAGCACGGCTTCGGGTCTGTACGGGACCGTGATCCGGAGCCTGCGTCACATCACGGCGAAGACCGTTGACAAGGAACCACGCTGGCGCCACAAGGGCACCGAACTGGTCACCGGAGCCCGCCGAACCTGGTGA